A window of the Bacillota bacterium genome harbors these coding sequences:
- a CDS encoding recombinase family protein translates to MSLIKALSYARVSTPEQAEADLSIPAQLKAIRAYAENNGMVIVKEYVDEGVSAYHDEGKRFGFKALIQHAISASEVSKILVHDTSRFFRNKYKSYTVKYELSKYGVTVTSVTNPYDTQTVDGIWREAIDESMAMTSSMVTAFHVRKGMSENASKRDPETGYCYKNGGRAPFGYKLKRVHVGKDRRGKDCYKCLWEVNPKTAPILRQIVVDWRVGEGLSYKRIRDRLNSLNIPGPEGKPWGTSTLVEMIRENRLMQYTGIYYWNKEDHNTKGKRYKDKSEWVEVSNAHPPILSIEEVKAALAVSLTRQPRTPAARSYDSRWLLTGLNLEGKPFFTCKRCSGNMIGVSRSIHHAGKYCCGNHHYKGSIGCNNAARVNSHSLESKLISIIENTFGTPESVENLFKKLNSRIQSNIEIYHKSIASIENELRSIEKKIDFTFEALYGGLDAQICNERIERLKAQRIQLFDKLESLNQKRPVPLTIDPEKAREFFSNTRKVFESGTNEQKRTLFKTYIRHMELDSDTGIVNVTLYPLYLQEKLKRGDNSSLHISTGVGGGT, encoded by the coding sequence ATGTCTCTTATTAAAGCGTTGTCTTACGCCCGGGTTTCCACGCCTGAACAGGCAGAAGCCGATCTTTCAATACCGGCACAACTCAAGGCAATACGGGCTTACGCTGAAAATAACGGAATGGTTATCGTTAAGGAATACGTTGATGAAGGAGTATCAGCTTATCACGACGAAGGTAAGCGCTTTGGCTTTAAAGCTTTAATTCAACACGCGATTTCTGCCTCTGAAGTGTCTAAAATATTGGTACATGACACTTCCCGTTTTTTTAGGAATAAATACAAATCGTACACCGTTAAATATGAGCTTTCAAAATACGGGGTAACTGTAACCTCCGTTACTAACCCTTACGACACCCAGACCGTTGATGGTATTTGGCGGGAAGCTATCGACGAATCTATGGCCATGACTTCCTCAATGGTAACCGCTTTTCATGTTCGAAAAGGCATGTCTGAAAACGCCTCGAAACGCGATCCCGAAACTGGTTACTGCTATAAAAACGGCGGTCGAGCTCCATTCGGTTATAAGTTGAAGCGCGTTCACGTCGGAAAAGATCGTAGAGGTAAGGACTGTTATAAGTGCCTATGGGAAGTTAATCCTAAAACTGCTCCGATACTTCGTCAAATTGTTGTTGACTGGCGAGTTGGTGAAGGTCTTTCTTATAAACGAATTAGGGATAGGCTTAATTCTCTTAATATCCCCGGTCCTGAAGGCAAGCCCTGGGGAACCTCCACCCTCGTTGAAATGATTCGTGAGAATAGGCTTATGCAGTATACCGGCATCTACTACTGGAATAAAGAAGATCATAATACCAAGGGTAAGCGCTATAAAGATAAAAGTGAGTGGGTTGAAGTTTCTAATGCACACCCTCCCATTCTTTCCATAGAGGAAGTTAAAGCAGCTCTTGCTGTTTCGTTGACCAGACAACCGCGTACACCGGCCGCGCGTAGTTATGACAGCCGTTGGCTTTTAACTGGACTAAACTTAGAAGGCAAACCTTTCTTCACTTGTAAGCGTTGTTCAGGAAATATGATAGGTGTTTCTCGTTCCATTCATCACGCAGGTAAATACTGCTGCGGCAATCATCACTACAAAGGCAGCATCGGCTGTAATAATGCCGCCCGCGTCAACAGCCATTCACTGGAAAGTAAGCTGATTTCTATAATCGAAAACACCTTCGGTACTCCTGAGTCTGTTGAGAACCTTTTTAAAAAGCTTAATTCCCGAATTCAAAGTAATATCGAAATATACCATAAATCAATTGCCAGTATAGAAAACGAACTTCGATCAATTGAAAAGAAAATTGATTTCACCTTTGAAGCCCTTTACGGCGGCCTTGATGCCCAAATCTGTAATGAACGGATTGAAAGGTTGAAAGCCCAACGAATTCAGCTGTTTGACAAGTTGGAAAGCTTAAATCAAAAACGCCCTGTCCCTTTGACTATTGATCCCGAAAAAGCTCGTGAATTCTTCTCGAACACTAGAAAGGTATTTGAATCCGGCACTAACGAGCAAAAGAGAACCCTCTTTAAAACTTATATACGCCATATGGAATTGGACTCTGATACTGGCATAGTAAATGTTACACTCTACCCGCTTTACCTCCAGGAAAAACTAAAGCGAGGAGACAATTCCTCGCTGCACATTTCTACTGGTGTCGGAGGGGGGACTTGA
- a CDS encoding diguanylate cyclase — protein sequence MMLAEHEMEMTRKTNEPLCLVFCDVDGLKSINDNFGHNEGDAALKYLATGRTINSNRRVK from the coding sequence ATGATGCTCGCCGAACATGAAATGGAAATGACCCGGAAAACGAACGAACCTCTTTGTCTTGTCTTCTGCGACGTTGACGGGTTGAAGTCGATAAACGACAACTTCGGCCATAATGAAGGCGACGCCGCTTTGAAATACCTGGCGACAGGCAGAACAATAAATTCAAATCGAAGGGTTAAATAG
- a CDS encoding S1C family serine protease, whose translation MKHVAFKRRSAALPSRDGKVGPEKRIFHIRSRRRLLSNRERTTRNRRLTALFLVIVFLGGIIATTWPKSYFPPPGFIFDSIKLARDSRVSGIRPAVVQLTVLYRTNGSSAVSGLSQKQGTGFNTDPMGVIVTNNHVIKDAVRIVVSFPDGRVYKVRGYACKPEYDLAVIYLNDASGLPAAVLGSAKQAHAGDNIFVIGNPLGIKDIAISGTLGRTLHLSGFAAPVLELLTPVHPGNSGSPVIDASGRVIAVVFGSVRDSEEHRGLAVPIDYIMDYVGNTIKTP comes from the coding sequence GTGAAACATGTCGCATTCAAGCGGCGCTCCGCCGCACTTCCTTCCCGGGATGGAAAAGTTGGGCCGGAAAAGAGGATATTCCATATCCGGAGCAGACGCCGTCTATTGAGTAACAGGGAAAGAACAACCAGAAACAGGCGGCTTACCGCGCTCTTCCTGGTCATCGTTTTCCTCGGGGGCATTATCGCCACCACTTGGCCTAAATCATATTTCCCTCCGCCGGGATTCATCTTCGATTCGATAAAGCTCGCGCGGGACAGTAGGGTCAGCGGGATTCGACCGGCTGTTGTTCAGCTTACGGTCCTGTACAGGACTAATGGAAGTTCCGCCGTCTCCGGTTTGTCGCAGAAGCAAGGCACCGGGTTTAATACGGACCCCATGGGGGTGATCGTTACCAATAATCACGTGATTAAGGATGCCGTTCGGATCGTCGTTTCCTTTCCAGACGGCAGGGTTTACAAGGTTAGAGGTTACGCCTGTAAGCCGGAATACGATCTGGCCGTTATCTACCTGAACGACGCCTCCGGTCTTCCGGCGGCCGTCTTGGGAAGCGCAAAGCAGGCGCATGCCGGCGACAACATATTCGTGATCGGCAACCCCCTGGGCATAAAAGATATCGCCATAAGCGGCACTCTGGGCCGGACGCTGCATCTTTCGGGTTTCGCCGCGCCTGTCCTGGAACTCCTTACCCCCGTTCATCCCGGAAACAGCGGCAGCCCGGTTATCGACGCATCCGGCAGGGTGATTGCCGTGGTCTTCGGCAGTGTCCGTGACAGTGAAGAACACCGCGGCCTTGCGGTGCCCATCGATTATATTATGGATTATGTGGGCAATACTATAAAAACGCCTTAG
- a CDS encoding spore coat protein: MVLPIGKKTQDQNEVLSAQEAFSLWDILKSKYLQVDHLQIWENFAHDRDFKVILRQIVKTYRHNVGILEKELKRYSIMGPDQARSAINSPSNPEIVTDEHIAEDMFFYLQEHIENLMRAIRTSTTNDHVRSVLRDMLERTIAQEDAFLKYIRVKGWIDQPPLYKNSAGNTNERISGAEAYHLWEHLTFRYDNILQTRVLSLFIQDGDFKMVIETGVNELKKQIDILEKELNQFGMQLPKKPTDNLTFVRTEELCKDDHIYRTILIGLQGALTVHVAAIKQSTLNDRVRGIFKNLLFQEMEYVDRFIKYGKAKGWLNPEPLYRP, from the coding sequence TTGGTCCTTCCGATCGGCAAAAAAACGCAGGATCAGAACGAAGTTTTAAGCGCTCAGGAAGCTTTTTCGCTGTGGGATATCCTGAAATCAAAGTACCTGCAGGTAGACCACCTGCAGATCTGGGAGAACTTTGCGCACGACAGGGATTTTAAGGTCATTCTGCGGCAAATAGTCAAGACGTACCGCCATAATGTCGGCATCCTGGAGAAAGAACTTAAAAGATACTCTATTATGGGCCCCGACCAGGCCCGGAGCGCAATTAACTCCCCCAGCAACCCCGAGATAGTTACCGATGAGCATATCGCTGAGGATATGTTTTTTTATCTCCAGGAGCACATAGAAAACCTTATGCGCGCAATCCGGACATCGACGACCAACGACCATGTCCGGTCGGTGCTGCGCGACATGTTGGAAAGAACCATAGCCCAAGAGGACGCTTTTTTGAAGTACATAAGGGTAAAAGGATGGATAGATCAACCGCCGCTTTATAAAAACTCCGCAGGTAATACAAACGAAAGAATATCCGGGGCCGAAGCATATCATCTGTGGGAACATCTGACCTTCAGGTATGACAATATACTTCAAACCCGGGTGCTGTCGTTGTTTATTCAGGACGGCGATTTTAAGATGGTTATCGAAACGGGCGTAAACGAATTAAAGAAACAGATTGATATCCTGGAAAAAGAGCTGAATCAATTCGGGATGCAACTGCCGAAGAAACCGACGGATAACCTGACATTCGTGAGAACGGAAGAACTGTGCAAGGACGATCACATATACCGGACCATTTTAATAGGGCTGCAGGGGGCGTTGACGGTACACGTCGCGGCTATCAAACAGTCGACATTAAACGACCGGGTAAGGGGCATCTTTAAAAACCTATTATTTCAGGAAATGGAATATGTGGACCGGTTTATCAAATACGGAAAGGCAAAGGGTTGGCTTAATCCCGAGCCCCTTTACCGTCCTTGA
- a CDS encoding phosphodiester glycosidase family protein, with the protein MRLILRAFIMFILVFEVFVQYPGAAFAVSATGETLTEEQVTSGVTLKTFTQQNTDGPLKIYVLTVDLRNPYVQLKTLLGGYNESFSGITTVRQMAERAGAVAAINGDFFNMSEGKPLGTLVRDGTVLSSPMLRADHYSFAMLRDGGALVDLLRFSGTVSAPEGLSFYSLSGINKPSYWAVVDGQSVNSDVYALHMYTPAWGSVSRGATAAQGDIVELVVAGGLVREIRQGMPGVSIPKDGYVLRGHGIAAAFLLDNFHVGDPVTVNYRIEPGNSNILSAVGGQALLVDNGKRVEPFSQNIKGKAARSAVGYTRDGGRLCLVAVEQSAGSRGMTQEELADFLAGRLGLWRALNLDGGGSTSLAVRPLGDFKPALSNTPAKGTERKVPDGIGIFSTAPPGTLSGLVVRGPAEVIAGLPYKYRAGAYDNYFNPYAVDAGDITWKVEKGKGEFSGDVLTAGSGGTITVTASTGGITDSMDVKALGMDEIEGLVVSPDHIAVPPGGQEQVKVQLRGKDGRVWTVPAQCVTWSGLDGIAEGVFNAGQETTAGIITARFGGFEVSIPVEVANPGQEFLWLSPEGNAFKQGDFDIKVPHGMISTSTPVRVEAYLSPDDLPEGYTLINSFALLPVESTAVSVYFFTRFTPTGVESGRVVFFRRGTNGKWIAQPTVGSAAESVVSRVYGLGEIAAAVREAEVVEPPDIVNHWSRPAVNTLMTRDMVHGFPDGTYRPEEAVTRAQFASMLANALGWEEPAQVSLGFRDAIPEWAAPGIKAAVAHGVVSGYPDGRFIPGKRISRAEMAAMIDRAMRLQDAEATVFSDRRSIPEWSAQAVNRAAAAGLMVGDRGVFRPLSTATRGETAALMTKALEYYTRW; encoded by the coding sequence ATGCGTTTAATACTACGTGCGTTTATAATGTTTATTCTGGTCTTCGAAGTCTTTGTGCAGTATCCGGGCGCCGCATTTGCCGTTTCAGCAACAGGGGAAACGCTGACGGAGGAACAGGTGACCTCCGGAGTGACATTAAAAACGTTTACACAACAAAACACAGACGGACCGCTTAAGATCTACGTCTTGACGGTAGACCTCCGCAACCCTTATGTGCAATTGAAAACGTTGCTGGGGGGCTACAACGAAAGTTTTTCCGGAATTACGACGGTGCGCCAGATGGCGGAACGCGCAGGCGCGGTGGCGGCGATTAACGGCGATTTCTTTAATATGAGCGAAGGAAAGCCTCTGGGGACTCTTGTAAGGGATGGGACAGTGCTAAGCAGTCCCATGCTGCGCGCCGATCACTATTCGTTCGCGATGCTTCGGGACGGCGGTGCGCTGGTGGACCTGCTGCGCTTCTCGGGTACTGTTTCCGCCCCGGAAGGACTGTCGTTTTATTCACTCTCCGGAATCAATAAACCGTCTTACTGGGCGGTGGTTGACGGTCAATCGGTAAACTCGGATGTTTACGCGCTTCACATGTACACACCCGCCTGGGGATCAGTCAGCCGCGGCGCCACGGCGGCACAGGGCGATATCGTTGAGTTGGTCGTAGCCGGCGGGCTGGTCCGGGAAATACGCCAGGGAATGCCCGGCGTATCCATTCCCAAAGACGGTTACGTATTGCGGGGGCACGGGATAGCGGCGGCTTTTCTCCTTGACAATTTCCACGTCGGAGACCCGGTAACGGTCAACTACCGGATTGAACCCGGAAATAGCAACATCCTGTCCGCGGTAGGGGGACAGGCTTTGCTGGTGGACAACGGAAAGCGGGTAGAACCTTTCAGTCAGAACATAAAGGGCAAGGCCGCGCGATCAGCGGTCGGCTATACCAGGGACGGTGGGAGGCTGTGCCTCGTTGCCGTGGAACAGAGCGCGGGCAGTCGCGGTATGACACAGGAAGAGTTGGCTGATTTTCTGGCGGGGCGTCTCGGTTTATGGCGGGCATTGAATTTGGACGGAGGCGGATCGACAAGTCTTGCGGTAAGGCCATTGGGCGATTTTAAACCGGCGTTGTCAAACACCCCGGCCAAGGGAACCGAAAGAAAGGTGCCGGACGGGATCGGCATTTTCAGCACGGCGCCTCCCGGAACTCTGTCCGGACTGGTGGTGAGGGGGCCGGCGGAGGTGATAGCAGGCTTACCCTACAAGTACAGGGCGGGGGCGTACGACAATTACTTTAACCCATATGCCGTCGACGCCGGCGACATAACATGGAAGGTGGAAAAAGGGAAGGGAGAATTTTCGGGAGATGTCCTGACTGCGGGCTCGGGAGGCACTATTACCGTCACCGCCTCAACGGGCGGGATTACAGACAGTATGGATGTGAAGGCTCTCGGAATGGATGAGATAGAGGGGCTCGTTGTGTCGCCGGACCACATCGCAGTACCTCCAGGAGGACAGGAACAGGTCAAAGTTCAACTGCGCGGCAAAGACGGACGTGTCTGGACGGTTCCCGCACAGTGCGTAACGTGGTCGGGTCTCGACGGCATAGCGGAAGGTGTATTCAACGCCGGACAGGAAACAACGGCCGGCATAATAACAGCGCGGTTCGGCGGGTTTGAGGTTTCGATTCCCGTGGAGGTGGCCAATCCGGGCCAGGAGTTCCTGTGGCTGTCACCGGAGGGGAACGCCTTTAAACAGGGCGATTTCGATATTAAGGTTCCTCACGGGATGATTTCAACGAGTACGCCGGTCAGGGTGGAGGCTTATCTCTCGCCCGACGACCTGCCGGAAGGGTATACGCTTATCAACAGTTTTGCGCTGCTGCCGGTTGAATCGACCGCTGTGTCGGTATATTTCTTTACCAGGTTTACACCGACAGGCGTGGAAAGCGGACGCGTGGTCTTTTTCCGCAGGGGAACTAACGGCAAGTGGATCGCACAGCCGACGGTCGGCAGCGCCGCCGAATCGGTGGTAAGCCGGGTTTACGGCTTGGGTGAGATTGCTGCCGCCGTCCGTGAAGCGGAGGTCGTCGAACCGCCGGACATCGTCAATCACTGGTCAAGACCGGCGGTCAACACCCTTATGACGCGTGACATGGTGCACGGTTTCCCGGACGGAACGTACAGACCCGAAGAGGCGGTTACGCGCGCCCAGTTCGCGTCGATGCTGGCCAATGCCTTGGGTTGGGAGGAACCCGCTCAGGTCAGCCTCGGTTTTCGCGACGCGATACCCGAATGGGCGGCACCCGGAATCAAGGCCGCAGTGGCGCATGGAGTGGTATCGGGTTATCCGGACGGGCGGTTTATACCCGGCAAACGCATAAGCAGGGCGGAGATGGCCGCAATGATCGACCGGGCAATGCGACTTCAAGACGCGGAAGCAACGGTCTTCAGCGACCGGAGGTCCATCCCGGAATGGTCTGCTCAGGCCGTGAACCGCGCGGCCGCAGCGGGCCTGATGGTAGGCGACCGGGGGGTCTTCCGCCCGCTGTCCACGGCAACACGGGGGGAAACCGCCGCCCTTATGACAAAGGCGCTGGAATACTACACGCGGTGGTAG
- a CDS encoding VanW family protein, giving the protein MLKKWSLAAGLAVVLLISFAAYGGSRQWKPFFSHSWTGDGEARKHFINNDLSRKDAASKTTPASVKSPPNGPVGEPLPWARDTRVNELKRMYNTPVLIAAYRASLPEPILAERFNISLAADMLAGMIVMPGEVFSQNNRIGPYTKERGFKEGPMYAGSRIISSVGGGVCKIASLLYNVSVLSNLRIIERHPHSMTVPYVPPGQDATVSYGVFDFRFQNTNNGPILIWAKMVGDTLYIAFYGQKHPLPVTWEHKTLSRSPFWTETRHNPLLTPGTVKVVLPGQEGVVVHSWLITETADGIKSKQDLGTDFYHPCPRVIEIGPKKVQSSQF; this is encoded by the coding sequence TTGTTAAAAAAATGGTCCTTGGCAGCTGGTTTAGCCGTCGTTCTGTTGATATCGTTCGCGGCATATGGTGGAAGCAGGCAGTGGAAGCCTTTTTTCTCACACTCCTGGACAGGTGATGGAGAGGCTCGGAAGCATTTTATTAATAACGATCTTTCGAGAAAAGATGCCGCGTCCAAGACGACACCGGCCAGCGTTAAAAGTCCTCCTAACGGACCTGTCGGAGAACCTCTCCCCTGGGCGCGGGACACCAGGGTTAATGAACTAAAAAGGATGTACAATACACCCGTTCTTATCGCCGCCTACCGCGCCAGCCTTCCTGAGCCCATTCTGGCTGAAAGGTTCAACATCAGCCTTGCCGCGGACATGCTCGCCGGGATGATCGTCATGCCGGGAGAGGTGTTTTCCCAGAATAACCGGATAGGACCTTATACCAAGGAACGAGGTTTCAAAGAAGGCCCCATGTATGCCGGCAGCCGGATAATATCATCGGTTGGAGGCGGTGTATGCAAGATAGCCTCGCTTCTTTACAACGTTTCGGTCCTTTCAAATCTTCGGATAATCGAACGTCACCCGCATTCCATGACCGTCCCCTACGTCCCCCCGGGCCAGGACGCAACGGTGTCCTACGGGGTGTTTGATTTTCGCTTTCAGAACACTAACAACGGACCGATTCTTATATGGGCCAAAATGGTCGGGGATACCCTTTACATCGCCTTTTACGGTCAAAAGCACCCTTTACCGGTTACCTGGGAGCATAAAACCCTCAGCCGGTCTCCCTTCTGGACTGAAACCAGACACAATCCTCTTCTGACTCCGGGAACGGTTAAAGTTGTTCTACCCGGCCAGGAAGGGGTGGTTGTTCATTCGTGGTTGATCACCGAAACCGCCGACGGGATTAAATCGAAACAAGATCTCGGAACGGATTTTTATCACCCCTGCCCCAGAGTTATTGAGATCGGACCGAAAAAAGTTCAAAGTTCACAGTTCTAA
- a CDS encoding FAD/NAD(P)-binding oxidoreductase, with the protein MANVVVVGGGTGGAAAARSLAARLSGKHKVTLVEKEAEVFYQPSFLQLMVGRRQISDLSRSIANLRGAGVDVVIDRLSAVDADRRQIRLEKDKLSYDVLVLAAGADASIPDPPELGKSGFNLYTPDGALKIWEAVEKLESGEVVLVAAALPFKCPPALYEAALILRSFFTRRGRWGNISITVYSPETTPSENTGIRPSRYIMRALSERGIQLHCDRHLESVDVKRKLLRFSDGQTANFDLLFYIPRHHCPEFVRKSGMTDESGWVAADPLTLRTGFPDIYAIGDVNQVRLPSGHTLYKAGAVAHFQGLVAADNIAARLLGHEPKRLFGGKSGCVIDAGDTAFAMAGDIYRRKPNFIMFPSSRGWLAVKWLTERQWLRYHG; encoded by the coding sequence ATGGCGAATGTCGTAGTGGTCGGCGGCGGCACCGGCGGCGCGGCGGCAGCGCGAAGTCTGGCTGCAAGGCTTTCCGGAAAACATAAAGTAACCCTGGTGGAAAAGGAAGCGGAGGTTTTTTACCAACCTTCATTCCTTCAGTTGATGGTCGGACGCAGGCAGATTAGTGATCTCTCCCGGTCGATCGCCAATCTGCGCGGAGCCGGGGTGGATGTGGTCATCGACCGCTTGTCTGCGGTTGATGCCGATCGCCGGCAGATCCGTCTGGAAAAGGATAAGCTTTCGTACGACGTACTGGTTCTCGCGGCAGGCGCAGATGCAAGTATTCCCGACCCTCCTGAACTGGGAAAGTCCGGTTTCAACCTTTATACGCCGGACGGAGCGCTCAAGATATGGGAAGCCGTCGAAAAACTTGAGTCGGGTGAAGTTGTTTTGGTGGCGGCAGCCCTTCCTTTTAAGTGTCCTCCGGCGCTTTACGAAGCCGCCCTCATTCTTCGCTCCTTTTTTACACGCCGGGGGCGATGGGGTAATATAAGCATCACCGTATACAGCCCCGAGACGACGCCTTCTGAAAATACCGGGATACGTCCGTCCCGTTACATCATGCGAGCTCTTTCCGAGCGCGGAATACAGCTTCACTGCGACCGGCATTTAGAATCCGTCGACGTAAAAAGGAAACTTTTAAGGTTTTCGGACGGCCAAACAGCGAACTTCGACCTGCTTTTCTACATCCCGCGCCATCATTGTCCGGAATTTGTACGGAAAAGCGGCATGACGGACGAATCCGGTTGGGTAGCGGCGGACCCTCTCACCCTGCGTACCGGCTTTCCCGATATATACGCCATCGGGGATGTTAACCAAGTGCGACTTCCTTCGGGTCACACCCTTTATAAGGCCGGAGCGGTCGCCCACTTCCAAGGGCTGGTGGCGGCGGATAACATTGCGGCCCGGCTCTTAGGCCATGAGCCTAAACGTCTTTTCGGCGGGAAATCCGGCTGTGTTATTGACGCAGGGGATACGGCGTTCGCAATGGCAGGCGACATCTATCGACGTAAGCCCAACTTTATAATGTTTCCGTCAAGCCGGGGCTGGCTTGCGGTTAAATGGCTGACCGAGCGCCAATGGTTAAGATATCACGGTTAA
- a CDS encoding aminotransferase class I/II-fold pyridoxal phosphate-dependent enzyme, translated as MMPEEMPLVEAVREYVNQKVVRFHMPGHKGGRGAGSAIKEFLGMSAFLADVTNVPGMDDLHQPSGAIHKAEELAAKLFNADNSYFLINGSSCGVMALIMAVCNPGEKILVPRNMHRSILSGIIICGAHPVFFRPVYDIDLFLPLAVKPETIRDALKEHPDARAVFLISPTYNGITSDITEIAHIVHGHGIPLVVDEAHGPHLGFNELLPDSALHEGADAVVHGTHKILTSFTQASMLHVKGGRVDRARLEQSLRVIQSTSPSYLLMASLDAARADMASRGRDMLERAISTAENLRRRCNEIPGLFSFDQKWAVNKGAAGLDSTKVTVTVKNLGVTGLWTEKWLRDNYRVQVEMSDPLNILAMITSGNTSEDVDQLINGLKNIPVLKRNFMETGPLLLRMTPNAGQPPEAPMVVSPREAFFAPSIPVLLEDAKGRVSAETVAVYPPGIPAICPGEEITAEIIDYLVVARRMGMHFQGPKDPKLDFIRVLRDH; from the coding sequence TGAAGCGGTACGGGAATACGTTAATCAAAAAGTCGTTCGTTTTCATATGCCGGGACATAAGGGCGGGAGGGGAGCAGGGTCGGCAATAAAGGAATTTCTGGGGATGTCCGCTTTCTTAGCGGATGTGACGAACGTCCCCGGGATGGACGACCTGCACCAGCCATCCGGCGCCATTCATAAAGCTGAAGAGCTGGCGGCGAAGTTGTTCAACGCCGACAATTCCTACTTTTTAATAAACGGTTCCTCCTGCGGGGTGATGGCGCTGATTATGGCGGTCTGCAACCCCGGCGAAAAGATTCTGGTTCCAAGAAACATGCATCGTTCGATTTTGAGCGGGATCATTATTTGCGGCGCCCATCCGGTGTTCTTCCGTCCGGTTTATGACATCGACCTGTTTCTGCCCCTCGCGGTAAAACCGGAGACCATTCGCGATGCCCTAAAAGAACATCCTGATGCCCGGGCAGTTTTTTTGATAAGTCCGACTTATAACGGCATTACTTCCGATATAACAGAGATCGCCCATATCGTTCACGGGCATGGGATTCCGCTGGTCGTCGATGAGGCGCACGGGCCGCATCTCGGGTTCAACGAGTTGCTGCCCGATTCGGCGTTGCATGAGGGCGCCGATGCCGTGGTCCACGGGACCCATAAGATCTTGACCTCGTTCACGCAGGCCTCGATGCTTCATGTAAAGGGAGGTAGAGTGGACCGGGCACGTCTGGAGCAAAGCCTCAGGGTTATTCAGAGCACCAGCCCGTCGTATTTATTGATGGCCTCTCTGGATGCCGCCCGCGCCGATATGGCTTCGCGTGGACGGGATATGCTCGAAAGAGCGATATCGACGGCCGAAAACCTCCGCCGGCGTTGTAACGAGATTCCCGGACTGTTTTCTTTTGATCAAAAGTGGGCGGTAAACAAAGGAGCGGCGGGGCTCGACTCTACCAAGGTGACCGTTACCGTGAAAAACCTTGGGGTTACCGGTTTGTGGACCGAAAAATGGCTGCGGGATAATTACCGGGTTCAGGTTGAAATGTCCGATCCTCTGAACATCCTTGCCATGATTACGTCGGGGAATACGTCGGAAGATGTCGACCAGTTAATAAACGGCCTGAAGAACATCCCGGTGCTGAAGCGAAATTTTATGGAAACGGGGCCGCTTCTCCTAAGGATGACGCCGAACGCCGGCCAGCCTCCGGAAGCCCCTATGGTTGTCTCGCCCCGGGAAGCATTTTTCGCGCCTTCAATTCCGGTTTTACTTGAGGATGCAAAAGGCAGGGTGTCGGCGGAGACGGTGGCGGTTTATCCGCCCGGAATTCCCGCAATCTGTCCCGGAGAGGAGATAACCGCTGAGATAATAGATTACCTTGTGGTTGCGCGACGCATGGGAATGCATTTTCAGGGACCTAAAGACCCTAAGCTGGATTTCATACGGGTTCTCCGGGATCATTAA
- a CDS encoding M15 family metallopeptidase — translation MRRVMFAVVIALIIIIGTGVYLKGYDLRSPAQSKKKPTGQEQAPQKPPPEKIIEPPNDFVIIQEYIPSVRVELIYFTENNFTGKRLYDSPVAYLRRGTADNLKNAADEVAARGYRLKVWDAYRPPRIQFKMWEFVPDARFVADPHGGYSYHSRGCAVDLTLIDQDGKELDMPTGFDDFTPKADRDYSDVSAVQGANAGYLEKVMVRNGFTSIRTEWWHFVDREKEIYGVAEDVYLEDTVPRY, via the coding sequence TTGCGGAGAGTTATGTTTGCGGTAGTCATCGCCCTGATAATAATCATCGGGACGGGAGTCTATCTGAAAGGGTATGATTTACGCTCACCCGCACAGTCCAAAAAGAAACCGACGGGTCAAGAACAAGCCCCCCAAAAACCGCCGCCGGAAAAAATAATCGAACCTCCGAATGACTTTGTGATTATACAGGAATACATTCCCTCCGTAAGGGTCGAGCTCATTTACTTCACAGAGAACAATTTCACAGGGAAAAGGCTGTACGACAGCCCAGTGGCTTACTTGCGCAGGGGAACCGCCGATAATCTGAAGAATGCGGCGGACGAAGTCGCCGCACGCGGTTACCGGCTGAAAGTCTGGGACGCCTACCGGCCGCCGAGGATACAGTTCAAAATGTGGGAGTTCGTTCCCGACGCACGCTTCGTGGCCGATCCCCACGGGGGGTATTCCTATCATTCGCGGGGATGCGCTGTGGACTTGACACTGATAGATCAGGACGGGAAGGAGCTTGATATGCCCACCGGATTTGACGACTTTACGCCCAAGGCGGACCGTGACTACAGCGATGTCAGTGCCGTGCAGGGCGCCAACGCCGGGTACCTCGAGAAAGTCATGGTTAGGAACGGTTTTACATCAATCCGGACCGAATGGTGGCATTTTGTCGACCGCGAGAAAGAAATATACGGCGTCGCCGAGGACGTTTACCTGGAAGACACGGTTCCGCGATATTGA